The proteins below are encoded in one region of Sander lucioperca isolate FBNREF2018 chromosome 11, SLUC_FBN_1.2, whole genome shotgun sequence:
- the si:ch211-247n2.1 gene encoding calcium-activated potassium channel subunit beta-2, whose protein sequence is MFLWAGSKATDGRSDRSSIYQKFREYDVLDKRKTMTAHRAGEDRAILLGLSMVVFSVMMYFVLGITILRSYSDSVWTDEASCTIVNSTIVGDVNCSYSCGAECRKSSRYPCLQVYVSLNSSGKVLRLLHNEETQDSNPECFYFPKCRKDYAATHVIVQNISERLRSQHTVQCFVDPTDRTDSAILTQIYGRVAVFHSLFWPTCTLIVGIIIIAMVKLTQYLSIMCERQSHIKK, encoded by the exons ATGTTTCTGTGGGCAGGAAGTAAAGCAACAGATGGCAGAAGTGACCGCAG TTCCATCTACCAGAAGTTCCGTGAATATGATGTCCTGGACAAGAGGAAGACGATGACAGCTCATAGGGCAGGAGAGGACAGAGCCATACTGCTGGGCCTCAGCATGGTCGTCTTCTCTGTCATGATGTACTTTGTCCTGGGAATCACCATACTGCGCTCTTACTCTGACAG CGTGTGGACTGATGAGGCTAGCTGCACTATCGTGAACTCCACCATCGTGGGCGATGTCAACTGCTCATACAGCTGTGGAGCAGAGTGCAGGAAGAGTTCCCGTTACCCCTGTCTCCAGGTCTACGTGAGCCTCAACTCCTCAGGAAAGGTGCTACGACTGTTGCACAACGAGGAGACGCAGGACAGCAACCCTGAG TGCTTCTACTTCCCAAAGTGCCGTAAGGACTATGCAGCCACGCATGTGATCGTTCAGAACATTTCTGAGCGTCTCAGGTCTCAGCACACAGTTCAGTGTTTCGTGGACCCTACAGACAGAACTGACAGTGCCATCCTGACACAGATCTACGGTCGGGTTGCCGTCTTCCACTCCCTGTTCTGGCCAACCTGCACCTTGATTGTAGGAATCATTATCATTGCCATGGTGAAGCTGACCCAGTACCTGTCCATCATGTGCGAGCGACAAAGCCACATTAAGAAGTGA